One stretch of Actinacidiphila sp. DG2A-62 DNA includes these proteins:
- a CDS encoding fasciclin domain-containing protein, whose amino-acid sequence MNTQSRRLALAVSAAALLPLALAACSDSKDSSDSASSSAPAAPSSAPATSSVPSSAAAMTEPFGPGCAAVPKAGSGSFDGMAKDPVATAASHNPALSTLVAAVQKAGLVDTLNSAQGITVFAPTDDAFDKLPKATLDKVLADKAMLTKILTYHVVGQPVKAPDGLSHGTYTTLEKGTLTTSGSGESYKVNNTANVVCGNVSTANATVQIIDTVLMPPK is encoded by the coding sequence ATGAACACGCAGTCCCGCCGCCTCGCCCTCGCGGTCTCCGCCGCCGCGCTGCTGCCACTGGCGCTCGCCGCCTGCTCCGACAGCAAGGACTCCTCGGACTCCGCGTCCTCTTCCGCACCGGCCGCGCCGAGTTCGGCCCCCGCCACGTCGTCCGTGCCGTCGTCGGCCGCGGCGATGACCGAGCCCTTCGGGCCCGGCTGCGCGGCGGTGCCGAAGGCCGGCTCGGGCAGCTTCGACGGCATGGCCAAGGACCCGGTCGCCACCGCCGCCTCGCACAACCCGGCGCTGTCCACCCTGGTCGCCGCGGTGCAGAAGGCCGGCCTGGTGGACACCCTCAACAGCGCACAGGGCATCACCGTCTTCGCGCCGACCGACGACGCCTTCGACAAGCTCCCGAAGGCCACCCTCGACAAGGTCCTGGCCGACAAGGCGATGCTCACCAAGATCCTCACGTACCACGTGGTCGGCCAGCCGGTGAAGGCTCCCGACGGCCTCTCCCACGGCACCTACACCACGCTGGAGAAGGGCACCCTGACCACCTCGGGCTCCGGCGAGTCCTACAAGGTGAACAACACCGCCAACGTGGTCTGCGGCAACGTCAGCACCGCCAACGCGACCGTCCAGATCATCGACACCGTCCTCATGCCGCCCAAGTAA
- a CDS encoding MDR family MFS transporter: MSPPPAETPRRTRLVLLGVMLAMLLAMLDTNVVGTAMPTIVRDLGGLDHISWVVTAYALTTAVSTPVWGKLGDLYGRKRLFLISIAVFLLGSCLSGASRSMTQLIGFRALQGLGAGGLGAGALALVASLVPPRERGRYQGMTASVMAVGTVGGPLLGGQITGHLGWRWAFYLNLPIGVVALVWVAVMLRLPAARGAARVDWSGIALMTAAISATVLGTTWAGSTYAWGSWQVLTAAGVALAAGAGFLARERRAVEPVLPLRMFTGHRNFPLSVGMLAAVGVVMFGCSLYVPLYQQTVQHASVSDSGLLLLPLMAPVAVVSTFAGKAMSRTGRYKVFPVAGTALLTAGMLLLASMGAGTSFWLTSAYLMIAGAGLGLTMQMSGTIAQNSVAMRDIGAASGTTALFRTLGGSLGVAAFGSLLTAATGHGPAGGPHTAAYAHGVATGTRHIFLLAAGVCAVAFVLALCVREVPLRGAASGGPGGPGGPAGERSASADDAAAGAARFGVRRGRRASAPAGG, translated from the coding sequence ATGTCCCCGCCCCCGGCCGAGACGCCTCGCCGCACCCGCCTGGTCCTGCTCGGCGTGATGCTCGCCATGCTGCTGGCGATGCTCGACACCAACGTCGTCGGCACCGCGATGCCGACGATCGTCCGCGACCTCGGCGGCCTGGACCACATCTCCTGGGTCGTCACCGCCTACGCCCTGACCACCGCCGTCTCCACCCCGGTATGGGGAAAGCTCGGCGACCTCTACGGCCGCAAGCGGCTGTTCCTGATCTCGATCGCGGTGTTCCTCCTCGGCTCGTGCCTGAGCGGCGCGTCCCGATCGATGACCCAGCTCATCGGCTTCCGCGCGCTCCAAGGCCTCGGCGCCGGCGGGCTGGGCGCGGGGGCGCTGGCGCTCGTCGCCTCGCTCGTGCCGCCGCGCGAACGTGGCAGGTACCAGGGCATGACCGCGTCGGTGATGGCTGTCGGCACGGTCGGCGGCCCGCTGCTCGGCGGCCAGATCACCGGGCACCTCGGCTGGCGCTGGGCCTTCTACCTCAACCTGCCGATCGGCGTCGTCGCGCTGGTCTGGGTCGCGGTGATGCTGCGCCTGCCGGCCGCCCGGGGGGCCGCGCGCGTCGACTGGTCCGGCATCGCGCTGATGACCGCGGCGATCTCGGCTACCGTGCTCGGCACGACGTGGGCCGGCAGCACCTACGCATGGGGGTCCTGGCAGGTGCTGACCGCCGCGGGCGTCGCGCTCGCCGCCGGCGCCGGCTTCCTCGCCCGCGAACGGCGCGCGGTTGAACCCGTCCTGCCGCTGCGGATGTTCACCGGGCACCGCAACTTCCCTTTGTCAGTGGGGATGCTCGCCGCGGTCGGCGTGGTGATGTTCGGCTGCTCGCTGTACGTGCCGCTATACCAGCAGACAGTGCAGCACGCCTCGGTCTCCGACTCCGGGCTGCTGCTGCTCCCGCTGATGGCGCCAGTGGCGGTGGTGTCAACGTTCGCGGGCAAGGCGATGTCGCGCACCGGGCGCTACAAGGTGTTCCCGGTCGCGGGCACGGCGCTGCTGACCGCGGGGATGCTGCTGCTCGCGTCGATGGGCGCGGGCACGTCATTCTGGCTGACCAGCGCGTATCTGATGATCGCGGGTGCCGGGCTCGGCCTGACCATGCAGATGTCCGGCACGATCGCGCAAAACAGCGTGGCGATGCGCGACATCGGCGCGGCCTCCGGGACCACCGCTCTGTTCCGCACCCTCGGCGGCTCGCTGGGGGTGGCGGCCTTCGGCTCGCTGCTGACAGCGGCCACCGGCCACGGACCGGCCGGCGGCCCGCACACCGCGGCGTACGCGCACGGCGTGGCCACCGGGACCCGGCACATCTTCCTGCTGGCGGCGGGGGTGTGCGCGGTCGCGTTCGTGCTCGCGCTGTGCGTCAGGGAGGTGCCGCTGCGGGGCGCGGCGTCCGGCGGCCCCGGCGGCCCGGGAGGTCCCGCGGGGGAGAGGTCCGCGTCCGCGGATGACGCGGCTGCGGGCGCGGCGCGGTTCGGGGTCAGAAGGGGTCGCCGAGCATCCGCTCCAGCAGGCGGGTGA
- a CDS encoding GlxA family transcriptional regulator, which produces MTAATATRATRATTAAVHRVAVLALDGVTPLDVAIPLQIFSPRPETPYRVSLCGPADRVAGAAGFALLVDGGLDEARAADTVVVPGAEAHLRRAPDAVLELLAEARDRGRRVVSICTGAFTLAAAGVLDGLRATTHWQYIADLEREFPRVRTERDVLYVDEGDVLTSAGVCCGIDLCLHIVRRDVGAVAANRLARSIVAAPHRDGGQAQFVPAPVPQAGDTSLAGTRAWALERLGEPLTVRELARHAGMSERSFMRRFAEEAGTTPLQWLVTARLGRARELLETTDHSVDRVADDCGLGTAANLRLHFRRALNTTPTAYRRAFTR; this is translated from the coding sequence ATGACCGCCGCGACCGCCACCCGTGCCACCCGTGCCACCACCGCCGCCGTCCACCGCGTGGCCGTCCTCGCCCTCGACGGTGTCACGCCGCTCGATGTCGCGATCCCGCTGCAGATCTTCAGTCCGCGCCCGGAGACCCCGTACCGCGTCTCGCTGTGCGGCCCGGCCGACCGGGTGGCGGGCGCCGCGGGCTTCGCGCTGCTGGTCGACGGCGGCCTGGACGAGGCGCGCGCGGCGGACACCGTGGTCGTGCCCGGCGCGGAGGCGCATCTGCGGCGGGCGCCGGACGCCGTGCTGGAGCTGCTCGCCGAGGCGCGCGACCGCGGCCGGCGGGTGGTGTCCATCTGCACCGGCGCGTTCACGCTGGCCGCCGCGGGCGTCCTGGACGGCCTGCGGGCCACCACGCACTGGCAGTACATCGCCGATCTGGAGCGGGAGTTCCCGCGGGTGCGGACCGAACGGGACGTGCTCTACGTCGACGAGGGCGATGTGCTGACCTCGGCCGGCGTGTGCTGCGGCATCGACCTGTGCCTGCACATCGTGCGGCGCGACGTGGGCGCGGTCGCCGCCAACCGGCTGGCCCGCAGCATCGTCGCGGCGCCGCACCGCGACGGCGGCCAGGCGCAGTTCGTGCCCGCGCCGGTGCCGCAGGCCGGCGACACCTCGCTGGCCGGCACTCGCGCCTGGGCCCTGGAGCGCCTCGGAGAACCGCTGACCGTACGGGAGTTGGCGCGCCACGCGGGCATGTCGGAGCGCAGTTTCATGCGCCGGTTCGCCGAGGAGGCCGGCACCACACCGCTGCAGTGGCTGGTCACCGCCCGGCTCGGCCGGGCGCGCGAACTGCTGGAGACCACCGACCACTCGGTGGACCGGGTGGCCGACGATTGCGGCCTCGGCACGGCGGCCAACCTCCGGCTGCACTTCCGCCGCGCCCTGAACACCACCCCGACCGCCTACCGCCGCGCCTTCACGCGGTGA
- a CDS encoding group I truncated hemoglobin, with amino-acid sequence MTDTAPSASTPEAVSAPASASEPGTSAPATLFDRLGGEPAVAAVVDLFYARVLADGDLAPYFAGVDTDRLAQHQRRFIGQALGAARPYSGRSMRKAHAHLGITPAAFARVVEHLAAALAEAGADDAAIAEVAALLGPLEEEIVTA; translated from the coding sequence ATGACCGACACCGCACCGTCCGCGTCCACCCCGGAAGCCGTATCCGCGCCCGCGTCCGCCTCGGAGCCCGGCACGTCCGCGCCCGCCACGCTGTTCGACCGGCTCGGCGGCGAGCCCGCCGTCGCGGCCGTCGTCGACCTCTTCTACGCCCGGGTGCTCGCCGACGGCGACCTCGCGCCGTACTTCGCCGGCGTGGACACCGACCGGCTGGCGCAGCACCAGCGGCGCTTCATCGGGCAGGCGCTCGGCGCCGCCCGCCCCTACTCCGGCCGCTCGATGCGCAAGGCCCACGCGCACCTGGGCATCACCCCGGCCGCCTTCGCGCGCGTGGTGGAGCACCTCGCCGCCGCGCTCGCCGAGGCGGGCGCGGACGACGCCGCGATCGCCGAAGTCGCCGCGCTGCTCGGGCCGTTGGAAGAGGAGATCGTCACCGCGTGA
- a CDS encoding MFS transporter, whose protein sequence is MTTGTLRTDGAATVPAGRPRGTARLVLLASIVVSFLASSSAPTPLYAVYADAWHFSPITTTVVFGVYAIAVLLALLVLGRVSDHVGRRPVLLTALALQIAAMAVFATAGGTAELFVGRVLQGVATGGALGALGAAMLDVDRARGTLANAAAPGMGTGLGALASGVIVQFLPAPTHLVYLLLIAVFAAQAAGVALMPETVGRAPGLRASLVPELAVPRRLRGPVLAAAPALFAVWALAGFYGALAPAVARQLSGSTSEVTGGLGLFVLAFTASLVTVALNRAAPRTVMLLGIALLVAGSLGTWASTEASSTAGFFLCAVVSGVGFGAGFQGGIRTVVPLAAPHERAGVLSVLYVVCYFGMGVPAVAAGVLVVHGGGGLTGVTRDYCLFVTALALSALTALLRTRPPEPVAPAGR, encoded by the coding sequence GTGACCACCGGGACCCTGCGCACCGACGGCGCCGCGACCGTCCCGGCCGGCCGGCCGCGCGGCACGGCCCGCCTGGTGCTCCTCGCCTCCATCGTCGTGTCGTTCCTCGCCTCCTCCAGCGCGCCGACGCCGCTCTACGCGGTCTACGCCGACGCGTGGCACTTCTCGCCGATCACCACCACCGTGGTCTTCGGCGTGTACGCCATCGCGGTGCTGCTGGCGCTGCTCGTGCTCGGGCGGGTCTCGGACCACGTAGGCAGGCGGCCGGTTCTGCTGACCGCGCTGGCGCTGCAGATCGCGGCGATGGCCGTGTTCGCGACGGCCGGCGGCACGGCCGAGCTGTTCGTCGGCCGGGTGCTCCAGGGCGTCGCCACCGGCGGCGCGCTCGGCGCGCTGGGCGCGGCGATGCTCGACGTCGACCGGGCCCGCGGCACCCTCGCCAACGCCGCCGCGCCGGGCATGGGCACCGGCCTGGGCGCGCTGGCGTCCGGCGTGATCGTGCAGTTCCTGCCGGCGCCGACGCATCTGGTGTACCTGCTGCTGATCGCCGTGTTCGCGGCGCAGGCGGCGGGGGTGGCGCTGATGCCGGAGACCGTCGGCCGCGCGCCGGGCCTGCGGGCGTCGCTGGTACCGGAGTTGGCGGTGCCGCGGCGGCTGCGCGGGCCGGTGCTCGCGGCGGCGCCCGCGCTGTTCGCGGTGTGGGCGCTGGCCGGCTTCTACGGCGCGCTCGCGCCCGCGGTGGCCCGCCAGTTGTCCGGCTCGACGTCCGAAGTCACCGGCGGCCTCGGGCTGTTCGTGCTGGCCTTCACCGCGTCGCTGGTCACCGTCGCGCTCAACCGCGCCGCGCCGCGCACGGTGATGCTCCTCGGCATCGCGCTGCTGGTGGCCGGCTCCCTCGGCACCTGGGCGTCCACCGAGGCGTCCTCGACGGCCGGGTTCTTCCTGTGCGCGGTCGTCTCCGGGGTCGGCTTCGGCGCGGGGTTCCAGGGCGGCATCCGCACCGTCGTCCCGCTGGCCGCGCCCCACGAACGGGCCGGCGTGCTCTCCGTCCTCTACGTCGTCTGCTACTTCGGCATGGGCGTGCCGGCGGTCGCCGCGGGCGTCCTCGTCGTCCACGGCGGTGGCGGCCTGACCGGCGTCACCCGCGACTACTGCCTCTTCGTCACGGCCCTGGCGCTGTCCGCCCTCACGGCCCTCCTCCGCACCCGCCCACCCGAGCCGGTGGCACCGGCGGGCCGATGA
- a CDS encoding MarR family winged helix-turn-helix transcriptional regulator gives MSGETVEAARDAVGHRGVRTGADGVPAADAVPAAPGVDGVDGVDGADEERFVDALATSAFVVMGTLTRIGAEHDLSLTQMRVLGILRDRRPRMAELADHLGLEKSTMSGLVARAERRGLLARAKSPSDGRAIDVFLTDAGLDLATRVHDEVRRALTPLTGALDARDARTVTRLLERMLGDPF, from the coding sequence ATGAGCGGCGAGACGGTCGAGGCGGCGCGGGACGCGGTGGGCCACCGGGGGGTGCGCACCGGCGCGGACGGCGTCCCGGCCGCCGACGCCGTCCCCGCCGCCCCCGGAGTCGACGGCGTCGACGGCGTCGACGGCGCGGACGAGGAGCGGTTCGTGGACGCACTCGCGACCAGCGCGTTCGTCGTGATGGGCACGCTGACCCGGATCGGCGCCGAGCACGACCTCTCGCTGACCCAGATGCGCGTCCTCGGCATCCTGCGCGACCGCCGGCCGCGGATGGCCGAACTGGCCGACCACCTCGGGCTGGAGAAGTCGACCATGTCCGGCCTGGTCGCCCGCGCCGAGCGGCGCGGACTGCTCGCCCGCGCCAAGAGCCCCTCCGACGGCCGCGCCATCGACGTCTTCCTCACCGACGCCGGCCTCGACCTCGCCACCCGCGTGCACGACGAGGTGCGCCGGGCCCTCACCCCGCTGACCGGCGCCCTCGACGCGCGCGACGCGCGTACGGTCACCCGCCTGCTGGAGCGGATGCTCGGCGACCCCTTCTGA
- a CDS encoding DUF3515 family protein: MTAGWGAGAVVLRCGVPRPAEDADARADGLDLAGVSWSFTRAPDGAARVTTTLRRAYVEVRLRGAFTHDAGPLADLAPAIRGSVPEGIAS, from the coding sequence CTGACGGCCGGCTGGGGCGCGGGCGCCGTCGTTCTGCGCTGCGGGGTGCCGCGGCCGGCCGAGGACGCGGACGCGCGGGCGGACGGCCTCGACCTGGCCGGGGTCTCCTGGTCCTTCACCCGCGCGCCCGACGGCGCCGCCCGCGTCACCACCACGCTGCGCAGGGCGTACGTCGAGGTCCGTCTCCGCGGCGCGTTCACCCACGACGCGGGCCCCCTCGCCGACCTCGCGCCCGCGATTCGCGGGAGCGTGCCCGAGGGCATCGCCTCCTGA
- a CDS encoding TetR/AcrR family transcriptional regulator, with protein sequence MSATSVSAIGRRERKKAATRAALADAALRMFLERGYDNVTVREIADAADVSTTTLLKHFPSKEALVFDRDTELEAALVGAVTDRPAGVSVPRALRDYIARTRIDLFTTDERDEFLDLVRATPALSEYWHKMLMRHQDALARAIAAETSAPSDDPRCAALAHFALEASALAGRAADPLAAVYAAFDLLERGWGAGAGDGV encoded by the coding sequence ATGAGCGCCACGAGCGTGTCGGCGATCGGCCGGCGGGAGCGGAAGAAGGCGGCTACGCGGGCCGCCCTGGCCGACGCCGCCCTGCGGATGTTTCTGGAGCGCGGGTACGACAACGTCACCGTGCGGGAGATCGCCGACGCCGCGGACGTGTCCACGACGACGCTGCTCAAGCATTTCCCGAGCAAGGAGGCGCTCGTCTTCGACCGGGACACCGAACTGGAGGCGGCCCTGGTCGGCGCGGTGACCGACCGCCCGGCCGGCGTCTCGGTGCCGCGGGCACTGCGCGACTACATCGCCCGCACCCGCATCGACCTGTTCACCACCGACGAGCGCGACGAATTCCTGGATCTGGTGCGCGCCACGCCGGCGCTGAGCGAGTACTGGCACAAGATGCTGATGCGCCACCAGGACGCGCTGGCTCGCGCGATTGCCGCGGAGACCTCCGCGCCGAGCGACGACCCCCGGTGCGCGGCGCTGGCCCACTTCGCGCTGGAGGCCTCCGCGCTGGCCGGCCGGGCAGCCGACCCGCTCGCCGCTGTCTACGCGGCCTTCGACCTGCTCGAACGCGGCTGGGGCGCAGGCGCCGGGGACGGCGTGTGA
- a CDS encoding quinone oxidoreductase family protein, with amino-acid sequence MHAAVVTSFGSPPRYTEHPEPVAGGRGEAVVEVLAAALHPRVRSQANGSHYTSTGELPLVPGVDAVVRDGEGRLRYAVAHDTALGTMAERTVIETGRSVLLPPDADPVLLAAAMNPAMSSWIALRRRIGFTAGGRVLVLGATGSAGRMAVQVAKRFGASQVIAAGRDPRRLAPLRALGADAVCTLDDLTGAADVDVVLDYVWGAPTARAMVDVLTARADRAAQLTWVQIGSVGGLEAPIPSAALRSARLQIVGSGIGSVPGRDIVAELPELATAVAEGAFDVRARAVPLAQVETAWTADAGGDRLVLVP; translated from the coding sequence ATGCACGCCGCCGTCGTCACGTCGTTCGGCTCGCCGCCGCGCTACACCGAGCACCCCGAGCCGGTCGCGGGCGGCCGGGGCGAGGCGGTGGTCGAGGTCCTCGCCGCCGCGCTGCACCCCCGCGTGCGCTCGCAGGCGAACGGCTCGCACTACACCAGCACCGGCGAACTCCCGCTGGTCCCGGGCGTGGACGCGGTCGTACGCGACGGCGAGGGCCGGCTGCGCTACGCCGTCGCGCACGACACCGCGCTCGGCACGATGGCCGAGCGGACGGTGATCGAGACCGGCCGCAGCGTCCTGCTGCCCCCGGACGCCGACCCGGTGCTGCTGGCCGCGGCGATGAACCCGGCGATGTCCTCCTGGATCGCGCTGCGCCGGCGGATCGGCTTCACCGCGGGCGGGCGGGTGCTGGTCCTGGGCGCGACCGGCAGCGCGGGCCGGATGGCGGTCCAGGTCGCCAAGCGGTTCGGCGCGTCCCAGGTGATCGCCGCGGGGCGCGACCCGCGGCGGCTCGCCCCGCTGCGGGCGCTCGGCGCGGACGCCGTGTGCACCCTCGACGACCTGACCGGCGCGGCCGATGTCGACGTGGTGCTCGACTACGTCTGGGGGGCGCCGACCGCGCGGGCCATGGTCGACGTGCTCACCGCCCGCGCGGACCGCGCGGCGCAGCTGACCTGGGTGCAGATCGGCTCGGTGGGCGGCCTGGAGGCGCCGATCCCGTCCGCGGCGCTGCGCTCGGCGCGGCTGCAGATCGTCGGCAGCGGCATCGGGTCGGTGCCGGGCCGCGACATCGTCGCCGAACTCCCCGAGCTGGCGACGGCGGTGGCGGAGGGCGCCTTCGACGTGCGGGCGCGGGCGGTGCCGCTCGCGCAGGTCGAGACGGCGTGGACCGCGGACGCCGGCGGGGACCGCCTGGTGCTGGTGCCCTGA